DNA sequence from the Sulfurimonas sp. HSL3-1 genome:
GAGGACGTCGATATTGCCCGCTTCCGCATGGCAGACGGGGCACCAAGTCGCCCAGAAGTGCAGGATGTAGGGTTTGTCCGGTTGGACACTGCTGTCATACGCCAGCCCGTAGAGTTTGGAGACCTCCACCTTCGGCAGGGCGGCACCCTCGAATGAGGGGGCGCGCAGGTAGCCGATGACGGTGGCACCGACTGCCGTCAGCAGTGCAAGAACAATGAACTCTTTGAGCCACCGCCTCCATCTACTCACGCCGCTTCTCCACCGCCTCTTTGAACTTCCATCCCCGGCGCGACTCCATCACCTGCGCATGGTCGATCTCGACGACCATCAGCTCCTCCGTGTCCCCCAGCGTGCTTTCGATCTCCCCGTCGGGGTTGGCCAGGAGCGAGTCGCCGTAAAAGCGCCAGAGGTGCCCGTCGTCTTTCACGTCGCCAATGCGGTTCGCCCGCAGCACGAAGCAGTTGTGCGTAAAAGCGCGCATCTTGATCAGCTCACGCCACCGCTGCTGCGACTCGAAAGTCGAGGCCGTCGGCAGCAGGATGCAGTCGATCCGCTTTTCCCAGATGCTCTGCCACAGCGCGTCGAAGTGCAGCTCGTAACCGCCGAGAATCCCAAAGCGGACGTTGTCGACGCGGAAAGTGAGCGGCTCATGCAGCGTTTCGACCGGGTTGGCAAAGAAGGCGGCCTCGTTCCAGTGGGGGTAGTCGATCAGCACCTGCTGCTGGTAATAGGCCGTCGAACGGGGAGAGACTTTGACGATGCTCTTAAAGGGGGTGCCCCCTTTGACCGTCACCAGGGGGGCGACGAAGGTCATGTCGTAGGTGGCGGCGAGGTCGCGCAGAATGCCCAGCTGGTGATCACAGAGTTCGCGCAGCATCGACACGGGGGTCTGCTGCAGCTCTTTGAAAAAGGAGTTCAGGAGGTACTCGCCCATCAGCAAAACGCGGACACCGCGCTTGTGGGCGATCCGGACGTAGTGGTACAGCTTCGTCGTGCTCATGCCGACCGAGGGAAGCTGCAGCACGCCCAGTGTCACGACTCCGTCTCCTCCCCGCTGCGGATCTGTTCGATCTTTTTGCGCGCCTCTTCGAGGATCCGCTGCGCCTCTTTGAGCGCCCTGGTCCCCGACTCGTAGGCCTTGACGCTCTCCTCGAGGGTCATCTCGGGGTTCATCAGCTTCTCGAGGATCTGTTTCGCCTCTTCCAGGCGCCCTTCAAAATCGTTCGCTTCCACTCTCACTCCTTCGCTGCGTGCAGCATGGGTACGCTAGATACCGTGTTCCAGCGCCTCGCGCACGTACTCTTTGAATTTCTCCAGTTCGACCAGGAAGGCGTCATGCCCGTAATCGCTCTTGACTTCCAGGTAATCGACCGGCGTCGTCTTCTCCTTCGCCAGAATGTCCGCCATCACCCGCATCTCTTCGGGAATGAAGAGCATGTCGTTCTCGAAACTGACCAGGTAGAGGCGGCTTCTGATACGCAAAAGCGCCTCTTCGAGGGTATCGAACCCCCGGGAGAGGTCGTAGATGTTGATCGCCTTCGTAATATAGAGGTAGCTCAGCGGATCGAACCACTTGGTGAAGTTGTAGCCGTTGTACTCGAGATAAGACTCCACCTGGAACTTCCCGAAGAGCTCGTAAAGGCCGTCGGTACGTTTGTATTCGCGCCCGAATTTCCGCTCCATGCTGTGGGGCGAGAGGAAACTGATGTGTCCCGCCATCCGGCCGACCGCCATTCCCGTCAGGCCGTTTTCTTTGATATCCGCGGGGTCGTAATAGCCGCTTTTGAAATCGGGATCTTTCAGGATCGCCTCCTGGGCGATCTTGTTAAAGGCGATCGTCCAGGGCTGGGTCGCATGGGTACAGGCCATGGCAACGATACGGTCGGCGAAGTTGGGGTAGTGCACCGCAAACTGCAACGCCTGCATGCCGCCCATAGAACCGCCGACGATGGCATGGACACGGTGGATCCCCAGCTTGTCAAAGAGGATACGCTGCGCCTTGACCATATCTTTGACCGTGATGACGGGGAACTTGTAGCGATAGGGCTCATCGCTCGGAAGCATCGGCGACATCGGGCCGGTCGAACCGAAACAGCTGCCGATGACGTTGGAACAGATGACGAAGAAACGGTCCGTGTCGATCGCCTTGCCCGGCCCGATCAGGCCGTCCCACCATCCTGGTTTGTTATCCCCTTCATAAAGGCCCGCGGCATGGTGTGACCCCGTCAGGGCGTGCGTGACGACAACGACGTTGTCCTTTGTCTCGCTGAGGTGCCCGTAGGTTTCATAGACAATATCATACGGTTCGAGGATACGCCCGCTCTCCAGATAGAGCGGATTGGTAATATGCTCGGTATGGGTCTGAAGGTTTAAAGGGTCTATGATGCCGCCTCGAGTGCCTGTTTGATGTCGGCGATAAGATCCTCCGCGTTTTCAAGACCCGCACTGATGCGGATCAGTCCCGCCGGAACGCCGCAGGCGTCCATCTCCTCGGCACTGAGCTGCTGGTGCGTCGTCGAGGCCGGGTGGGTGATGATGGACTTGGAGTCGCCGATGTTGACAACGAGCGAATAGAGCTGCGTTGCGTCAACGACCTGCTTGGCCGTTTCCAGATCGGCGACTTCGAAACTGAGGAGGCCGCTGCTCATACCGCCGTCAAAATAGCGGCTCGCATTCGCGTAATTCTTGTTGGAAGAGAGTCCCGGGTAGTTGACACGCTTGACCTTCGGGTGCGTCTCCAGGAACTTTGCGAGCATCAGGGCATTGTGCGAATGCTCTTTCATCCTTATTTGCAACGTCTCGAGCCCCTGGATAAAGAGCCAGGAGTTGAACGGCGATCCGACCGCGCCGATGTCGCGCAGAAGACTGAGCCGTCCGCGCAGGGTATAAGGCGGCAGCGGTACGTCGACGTAGACCAGGCCGTGGTAGCTGGCGTCGGGTTCATTGAACTGCGGATAGCGCGCGTTGCCCCGGAGTTTGTCGACGAGGTTGCTGCGTTCGACCATGATCCCGCCAAT
Encoded proteins:
- a CDS encoding carbon-nitrogen hydrolase family protein; amino-acid sequence: MTLGVLQLPSVGMSTTKLYHYVRIAHKRGVRVLLMGEYLLNSFFKELQQTPVSMLRELCDHQLGILRDLAATYDMTFVAPLVTVKGGTPFKSIVKVSPRSTAYYQQQVLIDYPHWNEAAFFANPVETLHEPLTFRVDNVRFGILGGYELHFDALWQSIWEKRIDCILLPTASTFESQQRWRELIKMRAFTHNCFVLRANRIGDVKDDGHLWRFYGDSLLANPDGEIESTLGDTEELMVVEIDHAQVMESRRGWKFKEAVEKRRE
- the xseB gene encoding exodeoxyribonuclease VII small subunit, whose product is MEANDFEGRLEEAKQILEKLMNPEMTLEESVKAYESGTRALKEAQRILEEARKKIEQIRSGEETES
- the metX gene encoding homoserine O-acetyltransferase MetX — translated: MDPLNLQTHTEHITNPLYLESGRILEPYDIVYETYGHLSETKDNVVVVTHALTGSHHAAGLYEGDNKPGWWDGLIGPGKAIDTDRFFVICSNVIGSCFGSTGPMSPMLPSDEPYRYKFPVITVKDMVKAQRILFDKLGIHRVHAIVGGSMGGMQALQFAVHYPNFADRIVAMACTHATQPWTIAFNKIAQEAILKDPDFKSGYYDPADIKENGLTGMAVGRMAGHISFLSPHSMERKFGREYKRTDGLYELFGKFQVESYLEYNGYNFTKWFDPLSYLYITKAINIYDLSRGFDTLEEALLRIRSRLYLVSFENDMLFIPEEMRVMADILAKEKTTPVDYLEVKSDYGHDAFLVELEKFKEYVREALEHGI
- a CDS encoding O-acetylhomoserine aminocarboxypropyltransferase/cysteine synthase family protein — encoded protein: MHFQTKALHEGYTKDMQGTMAVPIYQTTAYEFRDAEHAANLFALKELGNIYTRLNNPTTDVFEKRFASLEGGAAALATSSGMSAIFYALANAAEAGDNIVCAAQLYGGSLTLTAHTMKRFGIEARFFDVHNPAEAEKLIDEKTKALFFETLTNPSIDVPNISELASLADKYGILSIVDNTVATPALCRPIEHGIDVVVHSASKYTTGQGLAIGGIMVERSNLVDKLRGNARYPQFNEPDASYHGLVYVDVPLPPYTLRGRLSLLRDIGAVGSPFNSWLFIQGLETLQIRMKEHSHNALMLAKFLETHPKVKRVNYPGLSSNKNYANASRYFDGGMSSGLLSFEVADLETAKQVVDATQLYSLVVNIGDSKSIITHPASTTHQQLSAEEMDACGVPAGLIRISAGLENAEDLIADIKQALEAAS